One window of the Cryptomeria japonica chromosome 7, Sugi_1.0, whole genome shotgun sequence genome contains the following:
- the LOC131078518 gene encoding uncharacterized protein LOC131078518, giving the protein MDLPDYKKIVVRGITALEQAGLFTIRVFAQVQGVGRESMASQGDVGCCYVSVEDACETGCIAACQRASHNANSASAIQDCSEACIKACVRPGISVGKFTTTVSTVNK; this is encoded by the exons ATGGATTTGCCAGACTATAAGAAAATTGTTGTGAGGGGCATCACCGCCTTGGAACAAGCCGGCCTCTTCACGATTCGGGTCTTTGCACAG GTGCAAGGTGTGGGCAGAGAGAGTATGGCGAGTCAAGGAGATGTGGGATGCTGTTATGTCAGCGTGGAAGATGCGTGTGAAACAGGATGCATTGCAGCCTGCCAGAGAGCTAGTCACAATGCTAATTCTGCTTCTGCAATTCAG GATTGTAGTGAGGCGTGTATAAAGGCCTGTGTGAGACCTGGAATTTCTGTGGGCAAATTCACAACCACAGTTTCAACAGTGAATAAATGA